The DNA region GCTATTGTTAATGGAAAGTGGGAATCAACTGCTGGTAGAGTAGTAACGAGAAATGTAGATATTTTCTACATTAGTCCTAAATTACTCTTAGGTAATATTTTGGAAAATAAGGAAAAGGTTAACATCAAACTCGGAGAATTTGGTGACGAGTCTGTTGAGTTCTCTGGACAGGGATTCGACAAAATAAATTTAATTACAGGTATGAAGGGGGCTGGTAAAAGTCATATAAGCAAAGGCGTTATTGATCAGTCTAGACAGAAAGGCATGACAACTGTAGTTTTTGATATAAATGATGAGTATGGTAATTTGCCGGATGCAATTGTTTTTAAGCCAGGGAAGAACTTGAAGTTTAGGTTAGATCGAGTAGAACCAAAAACATTTTTAGATATTGTAGCAATGTTAGCTCCTTTCAGTGACAGAACACAATATCCAGCAATAGCTGGTCTGTATCGTATCTTTAAGGATAGAAAAGACAATAAGCATCCAATTGATATTAAATTCTTGATTGGACAAGCAAATATCTTATTCCCAGGAAATGCCACTTTTATTGCTAATATGCGAGCGGCTTACTCTCAGTCTTTAGAAATTGTTGAAACTTATAATCTATTTATGGATGAGAAAGATATTGTGGAAGAGAATAATGCTATTAAAAAGCAGGAAAGTGTTGGCGAAAATTCACTAACATCTACATTTTATAATTTAGACCAGAAAAATTCTGCTGGTGTAATAGTTTTTTCAATTGGTGGATTATTGCCAGAGGTACAGCGGGTTATTGTCAAGTTAGTAATGGATAGTTTGAAAGAAATTTGTGACCGACAGACTTCTAGACATTATGAAGAAGCAAAAGTTCCAGTCTATCCAACGGTTTTCTTTGAAGAAGCTCATATGTATATGGATCGGGAGTTTATTAATAGGCTTATTCCTGTTATTCGGCATTTGGGAATGAATTTGTTTTTTGTTACTAATACGCCAGGAGAACTTCCTGACTCAGTATTTAGGTTGTTAGACAACTTAATTATGACGCGAATGGTAAATGAGGCTGATATAAGTCGTGTTAGTGCATGTGGTTTAACCGATGGAGAGACAATAAATAGCTTTGCGCCGGAATTGCCAGAGCACCATGCCTTGCTGTTGAGTGCGAAGGATGGAATTACAAGAAACTTCCCGCTTGTATTCCATGTGATGGATTTTAAATTACCAAAATCAGGAGTCACTCGCTCTATGTGGAAGGCATTAGCAGAAAGTTCGTAGACTGATTCTTTATATGGCTAAAAAGAAAACTAGTCTTAACCCCAAATTGTTAGCCGCTCAGGAATTTGAAAAATGGTACGAGAAACTTCAGGAGAAAATCCCTGAAATTTCTCTTGTGTCATTTCCTGAGAAGAAGTACCTGGTTCAGGGTACCAGTAATATTTCCGCACCAATTCATCGCTGGTATAGTCTTAAGGAGTCTTATTCAAGTGAATTACCTCTATGGGTACTTGAGCATATAAAGAATAAATATAGTTTAAATCCTCAAAAAGTACTTGACCCTTTTATGGGCGGCGGTACTACAGGAGTTAGCTTAGGCAAACAAAATCTTACTGTTTACGGTGTTGAATATAACCCTTTTATTAGATTTGTTTCTGCTACTAAATCAATCGTTCCTAAAGTTAATCTAAAAGAGTTTAAAGATGCTATAAAAAAACTTTCAAAGACTGATTTTGAAAGGGAAGAAATTGATATTCCAGAAATATCTACACTGCGAAGACGAATTTATATTTCTAAAAAGAACTTGAAAATAGTTATAAATTTTCAAAAAGAGCTAAATAAGCTAAAGATTTCTGAAAATACTAAGATGCTACTGAGGATAGGCGTTGCTTCAAGTATTGATTCCGCCTTTAATTTAAGAAAAGATGGTAGAGCACTGCGTTACTCACCAAAAAGGGCTGTCTCTAATGTTAGAGGCATTATTTTTGATAAATATTCTGAAATACAATCTGATATTGAGACTTTTCGCAAAGAAAGTAAATTACGAGACAAGAATTTATTTGAGGTTTTAGAGGGAACCTCAATCAATTTGAAAAACTTGAAAAAAAACGGTCAAAAATACTCCCTTCCTGATAACGAATTTGATCTTGTTTTGTACTCTCCTCCTTACTTAAATAACTTTGACTATTCAGAAGTTTATAAGCTTGAACTATGGCTAATGGGATTTGTTTCGGATTATGTTTCTTGGAGAAACCTTAGATTGGGGACACTTCGGTCACATCCTAGCGTTCGTTTTAATGAAACGGAGGCACTTAAGAACAATGAATTGGCTGCGCCTATCTATAATAAACTTGTAGAGATGGGAGATTCAATCTGTATTCCTAAGGATAGACAAGAAGTTTTGAAAAGAACAATATTAGGTTATTTCGATGATATGTTTTTAGCTTTCAAGGAGCAATTTCGTGTAATGAAGCAAGGCGGGATTTTATGCTTTGTTGTTGCAAACTCAAGACATTATTATTTGCCAATTGCAACTGATATTATTTTAGCTGAGATTTCACGCTGTGCTGGTTTTGAACCATTAGAATTGTTTTCTATTAGAAAGAGAAATGGTAGGACTCGACAAAAAGATTTTTTACGTGAGACTGCTGTTTTTATAAAAAAGCCATAATCTGATTTAATAAATACTAGTTCGTTTTCTAAACCATATATAGCCATTCTCCTGAAAAACATTTCTTTTCTTTTTGTTTACAAAAAGAAAACTTATCTCGTTTTATATTGCATTGTACCAAAGCGAGATATTAGGAGTTCCCTTTGCCTGATTTTACCTGAATCTGGCTTCCCCCTCCGTCCCAGCCTGCGGCGGGACACCTCCCCCATCCCGCAATGCGGGACAGGGGAGGGTAAAATCTCGATTTTGAAACGGATAAAAAGTCCCTAAAAAACAGAAGCTTCCCTCCCCCTGGTCGCGCTCTTCGACTGGGGGGAGGCAGGAGGGGGGCATCAACCACCTTCCTGCAACGCATCCCAGATCACGGTCAGAACCGTATCCAGATCGTTCATCACAGCATGATTCCAAAAGCGCAGAACGCGAAAGCCCTTTGACTCCAAATAGGCAGTCCGTTCAGCGTCGTATTGCACCTGCTCCAAATGCTGACTGCCGTCCAGTTCAATGACCAGTTTTCTGACCGGCGCGCAGAAATCCACAATGTAATTGCCGATGGCATGTTGCTTCCTGAAATGCACATCTCCCATGCGGTGGGCGCGCAGGTGCATCCAGAGTTTTGCCTCGGCGGGCGTCAGGTTCTTGCGTAATTCTTTGGCATGCTTGCGGGTTTTCGGTGTAGATGTATAGGACATGCTTACCCCTCCGTCCTGCGGACGCCTCCCCCAATTGTGTTTTTCAATTGGGGGAGCATAAAATCTTAGGGTTGAGATCAACAGGTTCTCTCATAAAAAACAGAAAGTTCAGTCCTCCCCTGTCCATGCTCGCTTGCCCCGCATGGTTTTGGCGGGGTGGACGGGGAGGTGCCCCGTTAGGGGCGGAGGGGAGCTGCACCTGCCCGAACGGTGGGTCTTTATTTTACCTGAAAGGTGACTGTCATTTATTTAAAAAACTCCTAACAGTTTTCCGAAAAACTCCTAGCAGTATTTAAAAAACTGCTTGCTCTTTTTTAAAAAACTCCTAACAGTTTTTCCAGAAAAAAGGTGACAGTCACTTTTAAAGTGACTGTCACCTTAAATAAAAAAGAGACGTTCCGTACGAAAACATCTCTTATGCGGGGGGATGGATGGGTTAATCTTCCTGCGGCTGGCTGATCAGCGTGCCCCTTTCGAACTCGATCTGTTCGAGTCCCCTCTTGAACTGTTTGCCGGGATTGAAGCGCGGCAGGATGGTTTCGATCTGCGTGGCGCGCACGTCGTCGGCGGTCTCGGCGCCGGAACAGGACGTGCGCAGCCAGAACGAACCGAAGTCGCCCAGTTCCACGACATTGCCGCGCGCCAGTTCTTCCGGGATGATCTCGAGCAAACTTGCCAGCGCAGCCGCCATATCGGTCTGGTTGAGGGTGGAGCGCTTCGATGCGGCAACTGCCAGATCGTATGTGCTCGTCCGTCCGCTCGAACGGATGGCGGGGTAGAACTTCTTGGGGGCTTCGCGATTACTCGGGTTGCCCCGTTCAACGATGTTGAATTTAACGGTCATGTTTCTTTACTCCTATAGAGGTGAATTGTGTGCAGGAGGACATACGTTTCCACTTGCTTAAGGTCATTGTACAAGGGATTTTGATTTGTGCAATAACATTCCTGCAAGGAATACAAAAGGTAACAAATATCACCTGAATAGTAGTATTTTTGTCGTATCGGCGTGTTCTGCGGGAAATTTGGTACACTACAAGGTGACGGTCACTGGTAGAGTGACCCTCACCCGACTGCCGCCCATCGACATCTCACCATGAAACGCTTTCTCTTATTCATTACTTTCATCGGCATCGCGCTGTTATCGCTGGCAGGATACGCCTTCATGCGCCAGATCGAATTCCAAGGGCGCGCCGAAACTGCGCTTGCCACGCTCGAAAAGTATTCAGTCCGCGCCGGGGCGGAAGGCGAGACCTTCTGTCCCATCTTCGTCTTCACCCGCAGCGACGGTCTGACCGTTGTCTATTACGGCGACGTGTGCGCCTCGCCGCCCGCCTATGAAATCGGTCAACAGGTCGAAGTGTTGTACGATCCGCTCGAGGACCGCGGCGTGCAGTTGAACAACTTCCGCTCGAAATACAGGGATGTCTTCGTTCCGTTCGGCATCGGTCTGCCTGTGTTTCTAGCCGGGCTGTTCGGAATGCGCTCGCTCCGCAGCCGGTCAACTGCGGGCAGGCAGGGGTAGGATGGACGCCGCTTGTCGGTCACGCTGCGAAAAGAGATCCGCTCTCAAGGGTTGTGTTATTGGAATAATTTCGTATAATCAAGGTATCGTTGGGAAACAATCTAAGGAGAATCACCATGAAGCTTAATCCGCCCACCAAGATCGCTTTTTACATTTCAGTTGCCTTGTTCGTTCTCGGTTTGCTGGGATTGTTCGTCACCATCCCCTTTGTGTCCGCCTACGCCACCTGGTTCGTCGTCGTTGGTTATCTCGTCCTGTTGATCAGCCTGTTCGTCAAAGGCATGTAAGACACTTCATTCCCAGCGATACCCTGCTCGAGAAAAAGCGCGGACTGCAAGTCCGCGCTTTTTCTTTGCATCGTTCTCTTAGAAACTCGCCGCCGCCTCATCGACGGTGGGGAAGACTTCCATCATCTCCATCAACCCGACCGTTTGTAAAACCTCCGCCACGTGGCTGGGGATGTGCGCCAGTTTTACGCCTCCGCCCGCCTTTTGCGCGTTCTGCATGACCCGCACGATCGCCCGCACGCCCGCCGAGGACAGGTACGAAACATGCTTGAGATCGAGCACCAGCTTCTTGTACTCCTGCGCGATCCTGCCCAGGTCGGCGTCCAGCGCTGCCGCGGTGACCGAATCCACCCTGCCGGTCACAGACACCACGGTCACCTCCCCCCTGCCTTCACTCTTTACAGAAAACTCGTCCATGCTCTGCTCCTTGTTGCTTGTTGGGTGTTGTTCCGCGGCTGGAGACCCTTACGAAAGGATCACCTGTCCGCAATATTCGCATTTGTCCATGCCGAGTTCGAGCGTCCCGCCGCAGTTCGGGCAGTTGAACGTCTCCGCCTTGATCTGATACCCTGCCGCCCGGAATGCGGCTTCGTTCTCGGCAAGGTCATGGCGCAGACGCTTCAGCCGCGCCAGATACGCGTCACTGGACATCTCGCCCGCCTTGCGCAGGCGTTCCACATCCGCGATGTGTTCCTTCAGCATGCGCCGCTGGGCATCGAGGCTTTCCCTGCTCTTATCCTGGAAGGAGACCTTCATTTCGGGTTTCGGAGGTATGGAAGCGACGATCGCGGCAATGATGAGCATCACCGCCGAGAGCAGCAGACCGATTAACAGCGGCGTAAAGCGGAAGCCGGGGATCGAGCTGAAATTGACCTTGACGACCTGCACCTGATTGTTATCCGCGATGACCACATAGCGGTCGTCGCCGAGCCTGCCGATGTCGATGCGGGTGATGCCGCTCGAATGTTTAGGCAGGTTGTTGCGGCTGCCCGTGTCCGTGAAGATCGCCACGTTGCCGTCGTCGTCGCCGATGACCGCCTCCTGTTTGCCGTCCTCATCGATGTCCAGCCCCGAGATCTCGTTCACTTTTTCGGATAAGGAACCGCTCCACATCTGGCGGATGGTTGTTCCGTCGAACGAGAACGCCCACACGCCCCCGTCCTTGCCGCCGGCAATGATCTCGCGCGACGACGGGTCGCCGTCCAATTCCACTTCGCGTACTTCGGTCACTGCCTGCCCGAGCGATTTCTCGAACAGGATGCTTCCATCCGCGGCATTGTACACTTTGAAGGCGCCATACTCGCCGCCGGTGATGATCTCGCTGTTGCCGTCGCCGTTCAGATCGAAGGCTCGCATGCGGCGCAGCACTTCCTGGCTCGCCTCCCAGACCGCTCTTCCGTTCGAATCGTACACGGCAATGCTGCCGTCGTTCGTGGCAACCGCCACGTGGATCTGACCTGCAATGCGGGCATCATCCATGCCGCGCAGTTCCATCGAGCCGATGTTCGCTTCCCAGCGCGGCACGCCGTCCACGCCCAGTCCGAGCAGTTTGCCCGAAGTATCGCCGAGCACGATCTGCGGTCCGGCAGGGAAGCGGATGACCGCCACCCGCGAAGGATTGCCGATGTTCAGCGACTGTGCCAGCGTGCGCACCTGTCCCTTTGAGATCACATCCACGCTGCCGCCTGTCCCGCGGTGGAACACGACCACGTCCTCCACGCCGTCGCCGGTCACATCTCCCAGCGTCGATTTGGCGGCGGAGTAGGGGAAACTCCACAACACGCCGCCGTTCGGGTCGAAGGCGGTCACATCGTTCGGGCTTTGGATGAAGAGTTCATTCTGTCCGTCGCCGCTCAGGTCGATGACCTTCATGCTCTCGGCTGTGGAATACGGCTGGGACCACATGCCCGTGCTGCCGAACTTTTGGGCGGCAACCGAGCCGTTGAAGGCGAACACGCCCGCCACGACCATGACAAGACAGGACAGTACGATTGCAACAATAAAAGGGATGATTTTTCGACTCATGATGCAGCCTTTCGTTGGAGGAGGGAGTATGCCGATTTAAGGAAGTTCAGGATGTGCTCCTGTTCGATGTCTTCGAATGGAGATCTGGCGAGGATGTTGATCATGCCGCCTTCGGTGCTCAGTTCGGCGATGGTGTATTTTCCGACATTCTTGCCGGGCGAGAACCCGGGCGACGGTTGGACGTTGTACACCTGCGGGTTGACCACGATGCGCACCTTCAGTTCCTGTCCGGTGCCTTTCATTTTAGCGGGCTTCATTTTCATCTTGCCGCTGATGCGGCTGCGCTTGTAGTAGCTCTTGCGCCGCTTCGATTTCTGCACCGCCGACACACGCAGGACGTTGCCGTCATACAGTTTGGCTTTCAATGAAAGCCACTGGTCGTTGAAGTATTGGGTCACGCGGCTTTGGGTGTCAGTCGCTTCTCTTGCCACCTTGGTATCGAGCATGGCTCCGGTCAGGTCGAGATGACCGAGGAAGGTCGAGCCAGGCTTGAGGTCGTCGCGAAGCGTGTGCAGGATCTCCTTCGCCCCGTAGTAACGCGGGGAGAAGTCGTGCGAATCGCTCTTTCTCAGGCTGCGTGCCAGCACAAAGGACGCGATCCACAACCCGAATGCGCCGATCGAGAAGATGATCGAGAAGTAACCGAACAGGCTCAGCAGCAGGTCGATGACGACCAGCCCCACGCCGACGAAGAAGATCATCAGGGGAACCCAGCGCCATTTATCCCCCGCCGATTCGGTCTTTTGCACTTCCCTTACGAAATTATCCATGCCGCGCATGATCGAATCGGGCTTGTCGGCGATCGAGACGTACACCGGTGTGTAATGTTTTACCCCCGCATTGGGATTTGGCGCTTTCTTGCGCGCCGTATTCCACAGATAAATGAACAGTATGACAATGACGACGAAAATTCCGCAAAAGACGGGCATTCATTCCTCCGAGTTGTACTGGTAAATTCCTTCTCGAGCGCGTATGTGAGTTTATAATTCGGCAATGCCCAACATCCTCTACACTGCCTTCGACATCGTACCAAGCCCCAAGGGCGCGTCAACCCATATTTTGCATAATATTCGCGGGCTGGTCAATAGCCAATTTGTCGTCCATCTTATCACGCCCAACGACGGTTTGCTCCCCCCCGAAGATACTATTGAGGGCGCGCGCGCCACGCGCATCCCGCAGGACCTTTCCCAGAATTTCCTTGCCCGCGCCGTGCATTTCGGCAAGTCCGTGCTCGCTCATCTTGCCCTGCATCCCGGGTATGATGTCGTCCACTACCGCAACATTTGGGACGGTCTCCATATTGCCCAGAACAAAAGGAAGTTCGGTTACAAGACGCTGTTCGAGGTCAACGGACTGCCCTCCATCGAACTAAAATATCATTACCCCGGGTTGGATGCGGAACTCCTCGCCAAGATCAAGGAACAGGAGATCGCAACCCTGCACCTGAGTGACGCGATCATCTGTCCCTCGCGCGTTACCCGCGACTACATCGCCTCGCTCGGACTTAACCGCAAACTGGTCACTGTCATCCCGAACGGGGTCAGCCCTTCGGACTTTTCCGCTTCGCCCCTGCCCGACCGTGACGGGAGGGAGCCTGTCCTGCTCTATATCGGCACCCTCGCCGATTGGCAGGGATTGGATGTCGTCATCAAGGCATTGCCGAAGATCCTCGAGCAGAAACCTGTCCGGCTGCGCATTGTCGGGCGCGGACGTTCCCGTCAGCGCAAGATGCTTGCCAAACAGATCCGCAAACTCGGCTTGGATGAGCATGTCGCCGTCCAGCCTGCGGTGCCGCATCATGAGATCCCTGATCTCATCGCGGGCGCGGATATTTGCGTGGCTCCGCTCGGTCTGAATGATCGCAATGTGACGCAGGGAGCCTGTCCGATCAAGGTCTTGGAATACATGGCGGCGGGACGCCCCCTGCTGGCATCGAACATGCCCATCGTCCGTGAACTGGTCCGCGAAGATGTGGACGCCTTGCTTTTCTCCCCGAATGACCCGGACGATCTGGCGCGTCAGGCATTGGTTTTGTTGAATGACATGGGATTATCTCAGCGCTTGGCAGGGTCCGCCTCCCAACGCGCATTGACAAAGTTCACCTGGCACGAGTCTCAGAAGAAGTTGAGACGGGTGTATGAAGAGTTGCTGAACGCTAAAGGGCTTTAATGCCTTTAGCGTCTGTGTTGAAAACTTGCCCGACTTCCTGTGGTATCGCCTTTGGTATTCCCGTCTTCACATCCACAAAGACCCAGTCCGTTTCGCCTTTTACCAGTACCTTCCCATCGCTTCTCCGCACAAATTCATACATCCGCAAAGACCGCACCTTGCGGATGTTCTCCACCCATGTGCGGATCTCGATTTCCTCGCCCTCGAACGCTGGCAGCAAATACTCGATGCGGTGTTCGCGGATGACCCATGTCGAGTCTGGTCCCTGCGCCTCGATGCCGCCGATGGAAGCATAATGTTCCACGGCGATATCCTGCATCCACTGCACGTAGGTCACGTTGTTGACGTGTCCGTTCTCGTCAATGGCAGAGGCAGGGATATTTATATTTTTTGAGTAAATGGGGGAGATGGACATAATACTTATTTCATCTGTGAAAAGTCAAGCTGCTACAATTTCGCCTCTTGCGCCGCCTCGATCAATGCGGACTTGAATCTCTCTCCCATTGTTCAATTATTCAAGGTCTTCAGAAAGATGATCATTTCATATATCTGCGCTGCTGCCCAATAGGATATTGCTGGAACAATAATTGCTGCAATGTAAAACTTTCCTTTCCGAGAATCTCTTAAGAACTCGGCATTTGATACGTCCAATCTTGCACTTGTGCCAAAAAATACAGCAAGAAAATGGTAATACCACCAAGAATCCCCCTGGGTATTGCATTGTTGAGACGATAAGAAAAACCTCCAATAAAAACACTTGTCACAGTAATGACTATGAGAAGAATAGTCCACCCATATTTCAGAAAATCATTCTTCATGCCTTTATCCTTGTGATACAGAGTAGACTGCTCAATTTATTGGAATACCTTGTTTGAAATAGAGCATAATGCCACTTTGCTTGATACTATTTCTTCGCCTCTTGCGCCGCATCGATCAACGCGGACTTGAATGTATCTCCCGCCGAATCCTTCCCCAAGGGCAAAAAGATCGTGCCTTTCTCGGTGGCGTCCGTGGCAATGCCCGAGACGGTCAAGCCGGTGTCGGGTATCTTTGAATAAAAGACGCTCTTTTCATAATCTTCCACGGTGATATCGCGCAGTTGCATCGTCCTGACATAGATCGCATTTTGGTCTACACGGTCGGCAAGGATCAGCCAGCGGTCGGTCAAGAGAACGGTCTGCACCAGAAGTCTGGGACCCGGTCTGCTGAACAATCCCTTTTTGATCTTCTCCGATGTGGATACGATACAAATGGAGACATTCTCAAGAATGTCTCCCAGATTATGCTTTTCGATATAGGTGTTGATACTCTGCATCACATCCGGTGTGATGCTTTCAAAGGTGATTTCCTTGGTGGAACGGTTGTAATCTCCCATCTATTCTCCATTCACCACAGATGAACACGGATGATTTTAGCTGAAAAACATCCAGTTTATCTGCGTTTATCTGTGGTTGATTTTTAGAACGGAACTGCCTTGCTCAACATCGCCGTCAGCAGTTTGACCGAGTTCTTCAGGTCGTTCAGATCCACCATCTCCGAAGCCGAGTGGACGTACCTGCACGGTACCGACAACACGCCCGACATGACTCCCGCGCGCGTCACTTGGATCGCCCGCGCATCCGTACCGCCCAGCAGCAATACCTCGCGCTGATAGGGGATCTTCGCCTTTTCCGCGGTCTGGATCATCCACTCTGTAATGCGCGGATCGGAGAGCATGCCGGGGTCGCGGAACTTTACGCACGGACCCTTGCCCAGCTCCATCACCATCTTCAACGAAGCGGGCGTATCGCCTGTGGCGGTCACATCCACTGCGATGCCGATGTCGGGGTCGATGCCATAGGCGGCAGGACCCGCGCCGCGTACGCCGACTTCCTCCTGCGTGGTGAACACGAAGTACAGGTCATTTGGCGTGGATTTGATATTCCGCAGTGTTTCGATCAGCACCAACACGCCTGTGCGGTCATCCATCGACTTGGCGACCAGACGGTCTCCCATTTCCATGAACGAGCGTTCGAACGCGCCGAAGTCACCGACCTTGATGGGGCAATCCTTTTTATTGGTCGCGCCGACATCGATGTACATTTTGTTGAGCGGGATGGTGCTGTCCACGTTCTCAAAACGGTCATATCCGACGATGCCTGTCACGCCGTTCATAAAGCGCACGCGCGCGCCGAGTGTGTACTTGCCGAACGTCCCACCGACATTGGTAAAGCGCACAAACCCGCGTTTGTCGATGTGGCTGGCGATCACGCCGATCTCGTCCATGTGCGCGGCGAGCATGATCTTCTTTGGGTTCCTTGCGTTCTTCGCCGGGTTCTTGCGTACGATCAAATTACCGAGCGCATCCACGCGTACTTCATCGGCGAGCGGCTTCACTTCCTTCTGGATCACCTTGCGGACTTCATCTTCAAATCCCGAAGGACCGAATGTTTCTGTGAGCGTTTTGAGCAGTTGTTTCATGAATATCCTCTTATCTGTCATTGCGAGGGCGGACGCCCGAAGCAATCTCAAAATGATTTTATTATCCCAAAATAAATGTTTCACCAACGGCATACGCCTTCTCGCCGTCTTTTGTAAATAAATGCGCCTGCGACTTTCCCATTACCGTCCATTCGCCGACGAGCGTTCCGACCACCGCTGTATCTTCATCAATACCCAACAACGTCTCGCCTGCCCGCAATCGCTTGCGCAAAGAGAACAATAGCGGCTTCCACATCATCGGGAAGGCATCGAAATGCGGGATGATGAATGCGGCTGGTACGATCCCGAACACCGCGGTCGAACGCAAACCCATCGCGCGGAAATCGGGCACTTCGCTTCCCAGGATCATCGCGCCTGCCGAACAGCCCGCATACACACCG from Anaerolineales bacterium includes:
- a CDS encoding M42 family metallopeptidase translates to MKQLLKTLTETFGPSGFEDEVRKVIQKEVKPLADEVRVDALGNLIVRKNPAKNARNPKKIMLAAHMDEIGVIASHIDKRGFVRFTNVGGTFGKYTLGARVRFMNGVTGIVGYDRFENVDSTIPLNKMYIDVGATNKKDCPIKVGDFGAFERSFMEMGDRLVAKSMDDRTGVLVLIETLRNIKSTPNDLYFVFTTQEEVGVRGAGPAAYGIDPDIGIAVDVTATGDTPASLKMVMELGKGPCVKFRDPGMLSDPRITEWMIQTAEKAKIPYQREVLLLGGTDARAIQVTRAGVMSGVLSVPCRYVHSASEMVDLNDLKNSVKLLTAMLSKAVPF
- a CDS encoding PQQ-binding-like beta-propeller repeat protein, which translates into the protein MSRKIIPFIVAIVLSCLVMVVAGVFAFNGSVAAQKFGSTGMWSQPYSTAESMKVIDLSGDGQNELFIQSPNDVTAFDPNGGVLWSFPYSAAKSTLGDVTGDGVEDVVVFHRGTGGSVDVISKGQVRTLAQSLNIGNPSRVAVIRFPAGPQIVLGDTSGKLLGLGVDGVPRWEANIGSMELRGMDDARIAGQIHVAVATNDGSIAVYDSNGRAVWEASQEVLRRMRAFDLNGDGNSEIITGGEYGAFKVYNAADGSILFEKSLGQAVTEVREVELDGDPSSREIIAGGKDGGVWAFSFDGTTIRQMWSGSLSEKVNEISGLDIDEDGKQEAVIGDDDGNVAIFTDTGSRNNLPKHSSGITRIDIGRLGDDRYVVIADNNQVQVVKVNFSSIPGFRFTPLLIGLLLSAVMLIIAAIVASIPPKPEMKVSFQDKSRESLDAQRRMLKEHIADVERLRKAGEMSSDAYLARLKRLRHDLAENEAAFRAAGYQIKAETFNCPNCGGTLELGMDKCEYCGQVILS
- a CDS encoding acyl-CoA thioesterase → MSISPIYSKNINIPASAIDENGHVNNVTYVQWMQDIAVEHYASIGGIEAQGPDSTWVIREHRIEYLLPAFEGEEIEIRTWVENIRKVRSLRMYEFVRRSDGKVLVKGETDWVFVDVKTGIPKAIPQEVGQVFNTDAKGIKAL
- a CDS encoding HU family DNA-binding protein, with protein sequence MTVKFNIVERGNPSNREAPKKFYPAIRSSGRTSTYDLAVAASKRSTLNQTDMAAALASLLEIIPEELARGNVVELGDFGSFWLRTSCSGAETADDVRATQIETILPRFNPGKQFKRGLEQIEFERGTLISQPQED
- a CDS encoding endonuclease domain-containing protein, giving the protein MSYTSTPKTRKHAKELRKNLTPAEAKLWMHLRAHRMGDVHFRKQHAIGNYIVDFCAPVRKLVIELDGSQHLEQVQYDAERTAYLESKGFRVLRFWNHAVMNDLDTVLTVIWDALQEGG
- a CDS encoding glycosyltransferase family 4 protein, producing the protein MPNILYTAFDIVPSPKGASTHILHNIRGLVNSQFVVHLITPNDGLLPPEDTIEGARATRIPQDLSQNFLARAVHFGKSVLAHLALHPGYDVVHYRNIWDGLHIAQNKRKFGYKTLFEVNGLPSIELKYHYPGLDAELLAKIKEQEIATLHLSDAIICPSRVTRDYIASLGLNRKLVTVIPNGVSPSDFSASPLPDRDGREPVLLYIGTLADWQGLDVVIKALPKILEQKPVRLRIVGRGRSRQRKMLAKQIRKLGLDEHVAVQPAVPHHEIPDLIAGADICVAPLGLNDRNVTQGACPIKVLEYMAAGRPLLASNMPIVRELVREDVDALLFSPNDPDDLARQALVLLNDMGLSQRLAGSASQRALTKFTWHESQKKLRRVYEELLNAKGL
- a CDS encoding STAS domain-containing protein, whose amino-acid sequence is MDEFSVKSEGRGEVTVVSVTGRVDSVTAAALDADLGRIAQEYKKLVLDLKHVSYLSSAGVRAIVRVMQNAQKAGGGVKLAHIPSHVAEVLQTVGLMEMMEVFPTVDEAAASF
- a CDS encoding DUF87 domain-containing protein yields the protein MTDNTEKQESVNIPNVETSEGFDIPLVKFVDNDGSPSDAPVEARRALSNLSQKPSITEAEMIELSGSTGKILYFRTASIEIGDVFYLRERDSANSENGIVVQIIKKEAATYAQADSKSLWRLLTAVRAKQLQRAHYESPDLIDLFLSATFKVRAAIVNGKWESTAGRVVTRNVDIFYISPKLLLGNILENKEKVNIKLGEFGDESVEFSGQGFDKINLITGMKGAGKSHISKGVIDQSRQKGMTTVVFDINDEYGNLPDAIVFKPGKNLKFRLDRVEPKTFLDIVAMLAPFSDRTQYPAIAGLYRIFKDRKDNKHPIDIKFLIGQANILFPGNATFIANMRAAYSQSLEIVETYNLFMDEKDIVEENNAIKKQESVGENSLTSTFYNLDQKNSAGVIVFSIGGLLPEVQRVIVKLVMDSLKEICDRQTSRHYEEAKVPVYPTVFFEEAHMYMDREFINRLIPVIRHLGMNLFFVTNTPGELPDSVFRLLDNLIMTRMVNEADISRVSACGLTDGETINSFAPELPEHHALLLSAKDGITRNFPLVFHVMDFKLPKSGVTRSMWKALAESS
- a CDS encoding DUF3592 domain-containing protein: MKRFLLFITFIGIALLSLAGYAFMRQIEFQGRAETALATLEKYSVRAGAEGETFCPIFVFTRSDGLTVVYYGDVCASPPAYEIGQQVEVLYDPLEDRGVQLNNFRSKYRDVFVPFGIGLPVFLAGLFGMRSLRSRSTAGRQG